DNA sequence from the Pedobacter schmidteae genome:
TATAATGCCGCCAACCTTTGCTGCGGCCAGAAAAACATATTCAGGTTGTTCCTGGTTGAAAAAGTCGGTAACGGCCTGTTGATCGCGAAGATCAAGTTCTGTAGATGTGCGGGTAAGCAGGTTGCTGTAACCTTCCTTTTGCAGTTTTCTGTAAATAGCTGAGCCCACCATTCCACGGTGCCCGGCAACATATATTTTTGCGTTTTTTTCCACGTATGCCTTAGTAAGGTTGCAAAAGTACGAAATGCCCGGAAGTATTGAAGTATGAATGTGAAGGGGAGTGGTAAGGGATCATGGTTTTCAAAAACAATTTCTCTAAGTTTGTATAAAAAATAAAGTAAGTAGTGGGTAAAGATAAATTAAGAAAGTTTGCTGAAATAGATACCTTCCCAAATGTTTATCAGCTGGATGCTGGTAAAGCACTAAAAGGGAAATGGGCATCACAACATTTTAAAAATGACCATCCTGTGGTATTGGAGCTGGCTTGCGGTAAAGGCGAATATGCGGTAAACCTGGCCCGGATGTTTCCGGAGAAAAATTTTATAGGTGTTGACCTGAAGGGAAACAGGATATGGAGGGGAGCCCGTACCGGTATGGACGAAGGGATTGCCAATCTGGCTTTCTTGAGGATTCAGATTGAGGATATTATGGAGTTTTTCGGTCAAAGTGAGATCGATGAGATCTGGATTACTTTTCCCGATCCTCAACCTCAGGAGAGCCGTGAAAAGAAAAGACTAACTTTTCCGGGCTTCCTGGATAAGTACAAAAGATTTTTGAAACCGGGCGGAAAGATCAATCTAAAAACGGATAACGATGGTTTGTATCTTTATACTGTAGAAAAGGTAGAGGAACTTGGGTTGAAATGTCATAAAAAAACCGACCAGTTATATAAGTCTGAATTTTATGATGCAGTACTTTCTATCAAAACACACTATGAACGGATTTATTTGAAGCACGATAAAAACATCAACTATATTCAGTTCTCTTTAGACTAAGAACAATGAAAATGGATCAATCATTTTACGACCAGGTTTTTGAGTTGGTAAGACTGATCCCAAAAGGACGGGTTACCTCTTACGGTGCCATTGCCAAAAGCCTGGGTGCAGGCGGTTCGGCCCGTATGGTTGGTTATGCCATGAGCAATGCGGGGCTGGCCCATCCGCCTATCCCCGCGCATAGGGTGGTCAATAGTTCAGGCTTGCTTACCGGAAAGTTCCATTTTAAAACACCCGACCTGATGCAGGAATTGCTGGAAAAGGAGGGCATTGTGGTCAAAGGAGATAAAATCCAGCACTTTAAGAAGCATTTTTGGGATCCTTTACAAGAATTATAACATGGGAAAATTAGTAGAAGAATTTAACAGCTATCGGACTAAGATGAACGATAGGATTATGGAAAGTGCAAACACCAATATCAAGCGTTTTTTTGCTTTGGATACTACCACTTATGCCGAAGGAGCACTGAATGTAAAAACCAAAGAGATGCTTGGTTTGGTGGCTTCGATGGTGTTGCGTTGTGATGATTGTATCAAATATCACCTCGAAAAATGTTACCATGAAGGCGTGAGCAATGAGGAAATGAATGAGGTATTTATGATTGCCAATCTGGTAGGTGGGTCTATTGTGATTCCACACTACCGCAGGGCCGTTGAATATTGGGATGAACTAAGTAGTTAACGTATGAAAGAGCAGATGAGATGTGGCTGGTGTGGTACCGACCCAATGTACATAAAATACCATGATGAGGAATGGGGAAAGCCTGTTTATGATGATAAGATATTGTTTGAGTTCCTGATTTTGGAGGGTGCCCAGGCCGGATTAAGCTGGATTACCATTTTAAAAAGAAGAGAAGGTTACCGCAAGGCCTTTGCTGATTTTGATGTGCAAAAAGTTGCCGCTTTTACCGCCGAAGATGAGGAGCGCCTGATGAACGATCCCGGAATTATCAGGAATGGACTAAAAGTAAAGGCTGCTATTACCAATGCAAAGCAATTCATCGTCATTCAGAAAGAATTTGGCTCTTTTGCAGATTATATGTGGGGCTTTTTGCCCGATAAGAAGCCAATTCTGAATAATGTGCAAACTTTAGGTGATGTGCCTGCCCGAACAGAAATATCGGATGCGATTAGTAAGGATATGAAAAAACGGGGATTTAAGTTTTTTGGTACCACCATCTGTTATGCACATATGCAGGCCACCGGAATGGTAAACGACCATTTGGCCAATTGCATCAGCAGGTAGTTTTATTTGTGCATATCGTTGTATGCGGCTACAAAAGCCTTGATCAGCTTTGCATCAAAACTTTCGGTAGCTTTTATCCGTTCGGCCAAATCTTCATCATTGGTCAGCTTTTGTAATAAAGCATTTTTAATCTGCTGATTTTTGCTGTCGGAATTGCCGGCATTCACCGGAAGTTCTACCATGGGGCCAGTGCCAAATCGCTCTAAAAAGTATGCTGCCGGAGTCGCTTGCCGGGGCTGATCATCAGATCTGCTTCTTCCACCGCCGCCAATACTGATGCCTACGCCGCCACCAAGTCCGCCAAGGCCACCTGTACCCCCACCAATGCCTATACTTGGCCTGATGCGCGCCCGTTTGGGCTCGGGTTCCTCAGTTCCGGTGCTTCCTCCAATGCTATACAGATTGATGGTTCCCCGCTCAACTACTTTAAAAAAGCGGATCTCCATACGTTTTTTGATTACAATGGGTTTGCTCACATAGGTTTCGCCATTCCATAGAAACTCTTTGATGTCTTTGGCTTTATATGGGGTAACTGACTCGTCGTCATTCTTTAATAGCACGGTCGAAAAATCGGTCCCCTGTATGGTTCCCCTAACAAAATTTCCGTCTGAAATTATTACCGCGTCCTGGGCTTTTGCCACAACACCGGCCATAAAGAAGACCAGTAATAATGCATGTACTTTTATCTGTTCCATAATGATCAAATAACGGAAATAATTCTGTTTTTGTTATCGGTACAGGTTAACAAATTGTTTAAGTACTGCCCGTGCATGGCTAGTATATGCTGCAAGTAGGCCTGGAACGATGAAATTTTGTAAAGACCGAGAAAATTATTGTAAGTACTAACATGATCGACGGAGTATTAGTACCTTTATCGGATAAGATGAATAGCAATACGAGACTATTATGATCATTCAAACTGACAACTGGTATGAG
Encoded proteins:
- the trmB gene encoding tRNA (guanosine(46)-N7)-methyltransferase TrmB yields the protein MGKDKLRKFAEIDTFPNVYQLDAGKALKGKWASQHFKNDHPVVLELACGKGEYAVNLARMFPEKNFIGVDLKGNRIWRGARTGMDEGIANLAFLRIQIEDIMEFFGQSEIDEIWITFPDPQPQESREKKRLTFPGFLDKYKRFLKPGGKINLKTDNDGLYLYTVEKVEELGLKCHKKTDQLYKSEFYDAVLSIKTHYERIYLKHDKNINYIQFSLD
- a CDS encoding MGMT family protein, with the translated sequence MDQSFYDQVFELVRLIPKGRVTSYGAIAKSLGAGGSARMVGYAMSNAGLAHPPIPAHRVVNSSGLLTGKFHFKTPDLMQELLEKEGIVVKGDKIQHFKKHFWDPLQEL
- a CDS encoding carboxymuconolactone decarboxylase family protein, which gives rise to MGKLVEEFNSYRTKMNDRIMESANTNIKRFFALDTTTYAEGALNVKTKEMLGLVASMVLRCDDCIKYHLEKCYHEGVSNEEMNEVFMIANLVGGSIVIPHYRRAVEYWDELSS
- a CDS encoding DNA-3-methyladenine glycosylase I; amino-acid sequence: MKEQMRCGWCGTDPMYIKYHDEEWGKPVYDDKILFEFLILEGAQAGLSWITILKRREGYRKAFADFDVQKVAAFTAEDEERLMNDPGIIRNGLKVKAAITNAKQFIVIQKEFGSFADYMWGFLPDKKPILNNVQTLGDVPARTEISDAISKDMKKRGFKFFGTTICYAHMQATGMVNDHLANCISR